A single window of Pseudomonas lijiangensis DNA harbors:
- a CDS encoding membrane-targeted effector domain-containing toxin, with protein sequence MNQNTNTSNAPPFSQDQMTLKSIARRLADSCPDMRQQALETAADILRKHTGLTISPDTVYWHRFTTAVSSHVTFSGWQHHGSPIESMTLPQLILHRFNAQDQDYADELQTMGGFYTAGPQAGAYDEHTEVKMLVSDVMNDLWAIDFSTQYKAKLASFWEHCAEDFRTLSKANFLSKVLEDQYNGHLSAREAQSIIQAVANNIHTPIRLSMLTATTTVPAGVRVTAFDIGGHEASDILRIVTPRGGQIIYIPGEITPIHVFDTQAQLKAWVVSETAKAGDRARFLSHFALSMRTEIGNDVGLNHLMDLLPSASESLINQNDRDLGMDAFTWLRDSARKRMNADANLSMRSNSDLRKQMWIGYLNAFSHVIGPLAAIDWPIALAVVGAGLADMGLNIDQAVNGHTTAERKAGVIGAITSGVDVLFNSLFLIGGFAETEHPVIDQETTLPVTDIDESNLIPAIADTAEAPETSELPDDFKSTISLKGPPIAQSGRMQGIYQLADGSTYVSIKGEAYRVRFINEMNGWVIVDPANPFSFYRNAPIRINAAGQWETFRANGLRGGGPAASRPSPWRVDHPLRTSAYDVPESTKPGLLQAANGDDRKVLKGDWVWTNSSIDPYVDFRVLRERLRTDAFDFFKQLELPPRPVMPSLEATDTCKSMLQKVFAHARGLVVGESHFESGSKKLLIDNMRLLRKLNVRTLYMEHLLTDFHVQDLKTFARSGRMPRDLKTYLERLDAGHRTDPTGQYTFLELVKAANDHHIRIQPIDCMASYRVVGMPDPSGLLRIKVMNYLAHTIIQADAPSLGSKGKWLALVGNAHANTYEGVHGISELEGAIGIRAEDVSLDQPQNFSIDPGRVMNGEIGRRPTLVKSDFRMQMPIIDRAYLQPTIESRLITPGMFVIDRNTSSPILIHRSTDGSIVRTTIKTRQGKFFIERPRWQILNNRRFDNLEQLADTLAVIGMKNVT encoded by the coding sequence GTGAACCAGAACACTAACACCTCAAACGCACCACCCTTTTCCCAGGACCAGATGACGCTGAAAAGCATCGCCCGGCGCCTGGCCGACAGCTGCCCCGACATGCGCCAGCAAGCCCTGGAAACAGCGGCGGATATCCTCAGAAAACACACGGGCCTGACGATCTCGCCAGACACCGTCTACTGGCACCGTTTCACCACAGCGGTAAGCAGTCATGTCACCTTCAGTGGCTGGCAGCATCATGGCTCGCCCATCGAATCAATGACCCTGCCGCAACTGATCCTGCATCGATTCAACGCCCAGGATCAGGACTATGCAGACGAACTGCAAACCATGGGCGGCTTTTATACAGCCGGGCCGCAGGCCGGTGCCTACGATGAGCACACTGAAGTGAAAATGCTCGTTTCAGATGTCATGAACGATTTGTGGGCCATCGATTTCAGCACGCAATACAAAGCAAAACTGGCCAGCTTCTGGGAGCACTGCGCCGAGGACTTCCGTACCCTGAGCAAAGCCAACTTCCTGTCCAAGGTCCTGGAAGATCAATACAACGGTCATTTATCCGCCAGGGAGGCCCAGTCGATCATTCAGGCGGTGGCGAACAATATCCACACACCGATCCGGCTGTCGATGCTGACGGCTACCACCACTGTACCTGCGGGAGTGCGCGTCACGGCCTTTGATATCGGTGGTCATGAAGCCAGCGATATTCTGCGCATCGTGACGCCCCGTGGCGGGCAGATTATCTACATACCCGGGGAAATCACCCCTATCCACGTTTTCGACACACAGGCGCAACTGAAAGCCTGGGTCGTCAGCGAAACGGCGAAAGCCGGTGACCGGGCGCGATTTCTCTCGCACTTCGCGCTTTCCATGCGCACTGAAATCGGCAATGACGTCGGCCTCAATCATCTGATGGACCTGCTGCCCTCCGCCAGTGAGTCATTGATCAATCAGAATGATCGCGACCTGGGCATGGATGCCTTCACCTGGCTTCGGGACAGCGCACGCAAACGCATGAATGCCGATGCCAACCTGTCCATGCGCTCCAATTCTGACCTGCGAAAGCAGATGTGGATCGGCTATCTCAATGCGTTCTCCCATGTCATAGGCCCTCTGGCGGCCATTGACTGGCCCATTGCACTGGCCGTGGTGGGTGCCGGACTGGCAGACATGGGACTGAATATCGATCAGGCGGTCAACGGCCATACCACCGCCGAACGCAAGGCAGGCGTCATCGGGGCAATCACCAGCGGTGTGGATGTGCTGTTCAACAGCCTGTTCCTCATCGGCGGTTTTGCGGAGACAGAGCACCCGGTTATCGATCAGGAAACAACGCTGCCTGTTACAGACATTGATGAGTCAAACCTGATTCCTGCAATCGCCGACACCGCAGAAGCACCAGAGACATCGGAGCTGCCTGACGACTTCAAGAGCACCATTTCGCTCAAAGGCCCCCCAATAGCGCAAAGTGGCCGCATGCAGGGCATCTATCAACTGGCTGATGGCAGTACCTACGTTTCGATCAAGGGCGAGGCTTACCGGGTTCGCTTCATCAATGAGATGAACGGTTGGGTCATCGTCGACCCGGCCAATCCTTTCTCGTTCTACCGCAATGCCCCGATACGCATCAATGCGGCCGGCCAGTGGGAAACGTTCAGGGCCAATGGCCTCAGAGGGGGCGGACCAGCAGCATCACGCCCGAGCCCTTGGCGAGTCGATCATCCGCTCAGAACCAGCGCCTATGACGTCCCGGAAAGCACGAAGCCAGGTCTCCTTCAGGCGGCTAATGGTGACGATCGCAAGGTACTGAAGGGAGACTGGGTCTGGACCAATTCCTCGATAGATCCCTATGTTGATTTCAGGGTGCTCAGAGAGCGATTACGTACCGATGCATTCGACTTCTTCAAGCAGCTTGAATTGCCGCCCCGGCCTGTGATGCCGTCCCTTGAAGCCACCGACACCTGCAAATCCATGCTGCAGAAGGTCTTTGCCCATGCTCGCGGCCTGGTTGTCGGGGAGAGCCACTTCGAATCAGGCAGCAAGAAACTCCTGATCGACAACATGCGCCTGTTGAGAAAACTCAATGTCAGAACGCTGTATATGGAGCATCTGCTTACCGATTTCCATGTGCAGGACCTGAAAACCTTTGCCAGATCAGGCCGTATGCCCCGTGATCTGAAAACCTACCTGGAGCGCCTCGACGCCGGGCACCGTACCGACCCCACGGGCCAGTACACCTTTCTGGAACTGGTGAAAGCCGCCAATGACCATCACATCCGCATTCAACCCATCGATTGCATGGCCAGTTATCGAGTGGTCGGCATGCCTGACCCCTCCGGGCTGCTACGTATCAAAGTGATGAACTATCTCGCCCACACCATCATCCAGGCCGACGCACCGAGCCTGGGCTCCAAGGGCAAATGGCTGGCGCTGGTCGGCAATGCCCACGCCAATACCTATGAAGGTGTTCACGGCATCAGCGAACTGGAAGGTGCCATCGGCATAAGAGCCGAGGATGTCAGTCTGGATCAGCCTCAAAACTTTTCGATTGACCCCGGCCGAGTGATGAATGGCGAGATTGGCAGGCGCCCCACTCTCGTCAAAAGCGACTTCAGAATGCAGATGCCCATTATTGATAGAGCGTATCTGCAACCCACGATAGAAAGCCGCCTGATCACTCCGGGCATGTTCGTCATTGATAGAAATACCAGCAGTCCGATATTGATCCACCGTTCCACAGACGGCTCTATCGTACGAACGACTATCAAAACCAGGCAAGGCAAGTTCTTTATAGAGCGCCCCAGATGGCAAATCCTCAATAACCGCCGTTTTGACAATCTGGAGCAACTGGCCGATACGCTGGCGGTGATAGGGATGAAAAATGTCACTTAA
- a CDS encoding TonB-dependent siderophore receptor, protein MRQALLSFSRQSGQNVLLDGDLDASLRSVAVIGSYSAEEALVKLLQGSGYSFSRTDAVTVYLVPTDRNSAGNEVILGPTRIQYQAMQDGGLSQGYQGRPVSSTTRLGLSDKDTPQAITVVTREQMDVFKLNSVKEALRNAPSVTVEQFETDRTAFTSRGFKIENFEYDGMSLPFSGGVLVGDQDMTEFEQVDVLHGANGLMSGTGDPSATVNLVRKRPTDTFQARVDSSIGSWDNRRLGVDLSGPLTDSGKVRGRFITSHDKGNSYLDQYSHEVNVAAGLLAFDLSDADTLTVGFTQQNSYSNGSTWGALPIADYAGNRIHYSSRSSSVGQPWTYWDVHTQRAFVELTHAFDNGWESTLTLAGMSQDSDTKMLYAIPATATDAYAYINRTTSTEHQVTGEARLSGPFKLLGREHELTVGANYGRTHHDERGHYRDASGNQLVSLSDALAGNVVQPALNYTDDLNTQRFTDRQKSLFAGARFSLADDLHWIAGARMLSADGEGAGYGSPHNTRVHGKVTPYTGLVYDLTPQWSLYTSWTEIFKPQYVRSTSGGVILPLEGKSMEAGVKGRLLDERLTVTAAVFKTDQQNVAELTGEIVGGQYVYRGTNVKSRGIELGASGEVLTGLELAGGYTFVQIEDDDGEEARKYIPTHTLRGNLTYRLPSLPKAKVGTRFQWQSATELDTNSNVSQEAYALVDLMASYDIDEHWSTSLNMNNVTDRKYLLSLYQSAGSTNYGAPRNLTASVTWKY, encoded by the coding sequence TTGCGTCAGGCCCTGCTGAGCTTCAGCCGACAGTCCGGGCAAAACGTGCTACTCGATGGCGACCTGGATGCCAGCCTGCGCAGCGTTGCAGTCATCGGCAGCTACTCAGCCGAAGAAGCCTTGGTGAAATTACTGCAAGGCAGTGGCTACAGTTTCTCTCGCACTGACGCGGTCACCGTTTACCTTGTCCCGACAGACCGAAACAGCGCTGGCAACGAAGTCATTCTTGGCCCGACCCGGATTCAGTATCAAGCCATGCAAGACGGTGGCCTGAGCCAGGGCTACCAAGGCAGGCCGGTTTCCAGCACCACGCGCCTGGGCCTGAGTGACAAGGACACGCCACAGGCGATCACCGTGGTCACCCGCGAGCAAATGGACGTCTTCAAACTCAACAGCGTGAAAGAGGCACTGCGCAATGCGCCGTCAGTCACCGTCGAACAGTTTGAAACCGATCGCACGGCCTTTACCTCCCGTGGCTTCAAGATCGAAAACTTTGAATACGATGGCATGAGCCTGCCCTTTTCGGGCGGCGTGCTGGTGGGCGATCAGGACATGACCGAGTTCGAGCAGGTTGACGTGCTGCATGGCGCCAACGGCCTCATGAGCGGCACGGGCGATCCGTCGGCCACGGTCAACCTCGTGCGCAAACGACCTACCGACACCTTCCAGGCCAGAGTCGACAGCAGCATCGGCTCATGGGATAACCGTCGGCTGGGTGTGGATCTGTCCGGCCCTTTGACCGACAGCGGCAAGGTTCGCGGACGCTTCATCACCTCCCACGACAAAGGCAACTCCTACCTCGACCAGTACAGCCACGAAGTCAACGTGGCAGCGGGCTTGCTGGCCTTTGACCTGTCCGACGCCGACACCCTGACCGTAGGCTTTACCCAACAGAACAGCTACTCCAATGGCAGCACCTGGGGAGCCTTGCCGATCGCCGATTACGCGGGCAACCGTATTCACTACAGCAGCCGCAGCTCCAGCGTCGGTCAACCCTGGACCTACTGGGACGTCCATACCCAACGTGCCTTCGTCGAACTGACCCACGCCTTCGACAACGGCTGGGAAAGCACCCTGACTCTGGCCGGGATGAGCCAGGACTCCGATACCAAAATGCTGTACGCCATCCCGGCAACCGCCACCGATGCCTACGCCTATATCAACCGCACCACCAGCACGGAACATCAGGTGACGGGTGAAGCGCGGCTGTCAGGCCCGTTCAAACTCCTGGGACGGGAGCATGAATTGACCGTGGGTGCCAACTACGGGCGTACCCATCATGACGAGCGCGGGCACTACAGAGACGCATCGGGCAACCAGCTTGTCAGCCTCTCCGATGCACTGGCCGGCAACGTGGTGCAACCGGCACTGAACTACACCGACGACCTCAATACCCAACGGTTCACCGATCGCCAGAAAAGCCTGTTCGCCGGGGCGCGTTTCAGCCTTGCAGACGACCTGCACTGGATCGCCGGGGCACGCATGCTCAGCGCCGACGGCGAAGGTGCTGGCTATGGCTCGCCGCACAACACCCGGGTACACGGCAAGGTCACACCCTACACCGGCCTGGTTTATGACCTCACCCCGCAATGGAGCCTTTACACCAGCTGGACAGAAATCTTCAAACCCCAATATGTACGCAGCACCAGTGGCGGAGTCATCCTGCCACTGGAAGGCAAAAGCATGGAAGCCGGTGTGAAAGGTCGTCTGCTTGATGAACGACTGACCGTGACCGCTGCGGTATTCAAGACAGACCAGCAAAACGTCGCCGAACTCACCGGGGAAATCGTGGGGGGTCAATACGTGTATCGCGGAACCAACGTCAAAAGCCGCGGCATCGAACTGGGCGCTTCCGGCGAAGTGTTGACAGGCCTTGAACTGGCGGGCGGCTATACCTTTGTACAGATCGAAGACGACGATGGCGAAGAGGCTCGCAAGTACATCCCCACTCATACCTTGCGCGGCAACCTGACCTATCGCCTGCCCAGCCTGCCCAAGGCCAAAGTCGGCACCCGCTTTCAGTGGCAAAGCGCAACCGAGCTGGACACCAACAGCAATGTCAGCCAGGAGGCCTACGCCCTGGTGGACCTGATGGCCAGCTACGACATCGACGAACACTGGAGCACATCGCTCAACATGAACAACGTCACCGACCGCAAATACTTGCTGTCGCTGTACCAATCGGCAGGGTCCACCAACTATGGTGCGCCACGGAACCTGACGGCTTCGGTGACTTGGAAGTATTGA
- a CDS encoding NADH:flavin oxidoreductase: MSNLDTSVLFRPFSIGSLELKNRIVMAPMTRLFAPEGIPGEASAAYYRRRVEGGVGLVLSEGTVIDRPASRNEASIPFFHGDAALAGWKSVIDSVKNSGGRMGPQLWHTGAVRSDRGWEPDAPVESPSGLNTPSDPRGVAMSEEDIADTVAAYAKAAANAKHLGFDTVEIHGAHGYLIDQFFWAGTNQRTDRYGGPTIKERSRFASEIVAAVRDAVGPEFPIIMRVSQWKQQDFGVRVAETPALMEDWLLPLVEAGVDVLHCSQRRFWEPEFPEIDGENGLNCAGWAKKVTGAASISVGSVGLDNDVTNAFAGKGSAPALASLDRLVERMERDEFDLIAVGRVLLSDPDWASKVETGELEKLGGFNPASLAELV; this comes from the coding sequence ATGTCAAACCTTGATACCAGCGTTTTATTCCGTCCTTTTTCCATCGGCTCTCTGGAATTGAAAAACAGGATTGTCATGGCTCCGATGACGCGCCTCTTCGCTCCGGAGGGCATACCGGGTGAGGCGAGTGCTGCCTATTATCGCCGCCGAGTGGAGGGTGGCGTTGGGTTGGTTCTGTCGGAAGGCACGGTCATTGATCGCCCGGCGTCGCGTAATGAGGCCAGCATTCCTTTTTTCCACGGTGACGCGGCGCTGGCCGGGTGGAAGAGCGTGATCGATTCAGTTAAAAACTCGGGTGGACGCATGGGGCCGCAACTCTGGCACACCGGTGCAGTACGTAGCGACAGAGGCTGGGAACCCGATGCGCCCGTTGAAAGCCCGTCTGGCCTCAATACGCCAAGTGACCCGCGCGGTGTGGCGATGAGCGAAGAGGATATTGCCGATACGGTGGCTGCATATGCCAAGGCCGCTGCAAATGCCAAACACCTGGGCTTCGACACCGTCGAGATTCATGGGGCTCATGGTTACCTGATCGATCAGTTCTTCTGGGCGGGCACCAATCAGCGCACCGACCGTTATGGCGGCCCGACCATCAAAGAGCGTTCACGCTTTGCCAGCGAGATCGTTGCTGCCGTTCGTGATGCGGTCGGCCCCGAATTCCCGATCATCATGCGTGTCAGCCAGTGGAAGCAGCAGGATTTTGGCGTGCGTGTCGCCGAGACTCCAGCGTTGATGGAAGACTGGCTGCTTCCGCTGGTCGAGGCCGGTGTCGACGTTCTGCACTGTTCGCAACGCCGCTTCTGGGAGCCTGAGTTCCCCGAGATTGATGGCGAAAACGGATTGAATTGCGCGGGCTGGGCCAAGAAGGTGACCGGGGCCGCGAGCATCAGTGTGGGTTCGGTTGGTCTGGACAACGATGTAACCAATGCCTTTGCCGGCAAGGGTTCGGCCCCTGCGCTTGCGAGTCTGGACCGGCTTGTCGAGCGCATGGAGCGCGACGAATTTGACCTGATAGCTGTAGGTCGCGTGCTGCTGAGTGACCCGGATTGGGCATCGAAGGTTGAAACTGGAGAACTTGAAAAGCTGGGCGGATTTAACCCCGCCTCTTTAGCCGAGTTGGTTTAA
- a CDS encoding multicopper oxidase family protein encodes MSFTRRQILGGLAGLAVVGLGAGGASRYWLGRSGPGEGHDFELIAAPLDVELVPGYKTPAWAFGGSAPGTELRVRQGEWLRLRFINQLPVETTIHWHGIRLPLEMDGVPYVSQLPVKPGEYFDYKFRVTDAGSFWYHPHVSSSEELGRGLVGPLIVEEREPTGFLHERTVSLKSWHVDEQGAFTDFSVTREAAREGTAGRLQTINGVPLGVIDLPAGQITRVRLLNLDNTWTYRLNLPDAEAMIYALDGNPIEPRPMGEDYWLGPGMRICLAIKAPPAGEEISLRNGPVRLGTFRSVANNDAPGQWPAALPPNPIPEPDLENAEKINFNFEWVGSMSVNTDNGKPPSLWQINGEAWDITDKTCADRPIAKLQLGKSYIFELKNMTQYQHPIHLHGMSFKVIGSNRRKIIPYFTDTFLLGRNERARVALVADNPGVWMFHCHVIDHMETGLMAAIEVS; translated from the coding sequence ATGTCCTTTACCCGTCGACAAATTCTCGGAGGTCTGGCCGGTCTTGCCGTAGTGGGTCTGGGCGCGGGTGGTGCATCGCGTTACTGGCTGGGACGCAGCGGGCCGGGCGAAGGGCATGACTTCGAGCTGATTGCTGCGCCGCTGGATGTCGAGCTGGTGCCAGGTTACAAGACGCCAGCCTGGGCGTTCGGTGGCTCTGCGCCGGGCACCGAGTTGCGGGTGCGGCAGGGCGAGTGGCTGCGGTTGCGCTTCATCAATCAGTTGCCGGTGGAAACCACCATTCACTGGCATGGCATCCGTTTGCCGCTGGAAATGGACGGCGTGCCTTACGTTTCGCAACTGCCGGTCAAGCCGGGCGAGTATTTCGACTACAAGTTCCGGGTCACCGACGCGGGCAGTTTCTGGTATCACCCCCACGTGAGCAGCAGTGAAGAGCTGGGACGCGGGCTGGTGGGGCCGCTGATTGTCGAAGAACGTGAGCCGACGGGGTTTCTGCACGAGCGTACGGTCAGCCTGAAAAGCTGGCATGTGGACGAGCAGGGCGCATTCACTGACTTCAGCGTGACCCGCGAGGCGGCCCGTGAAGGGACGGCCGGGCGGTTGCAGACCATCAATGGCGTTCCCTTGGGCGTGATCGATTTGCCTGCCGGGCAGATCACGCGGGTACGTTTGCTCAATCTGGACAACACCTGGACGTACCGCCTCAACCTGCCCGATGCCGAGGCGATGATCTATGCCCTGGATGGCAACCCGATAGAGCCGCGCCCGATGGGCGAGGATTACTGGCTCGGGCCGGGGATGCGGATCTGTCTGGCGATCAAGGCGCCGCCTGCCGGTGAGGAAATCTCGCTGCGCAATGGGCCGGTGCGTCTGGGTACTTTCCGCTCGGTGGCCAATAACGACGCGCCGGGCCAATGGCCAGCCGCCTTGCCGCCCAATCCGATTCCCGAGCCGGATCTGGAGAATGCCGAAAAGATCAATTTCAACTTCGAGTGGGTCGGCTCCATGTCGGTCAACACCGACAATGGCAAGCCGCCAAGCCTCTGGCAGATCAATGGCGAGGCCTGGGATATCACCGACAAGACCTGCGCAGATCGGCCCATCGCCAAATTGCAGTTGGGCAAGAGTTACATCTTCGAGCTGAAGAACATGACTCAGTACCAGCACCCGATCCATTTGCATGGCATGAGTTTCAAGGTGATCGGCTCCAATCGGCGCAAAATTATCCCTTATTTCACCGATACCTTTCTGCTGGGCCGAAATGAGCGGGCGCGTGTGGCGCTGGTCGCGGATAATCCCGGCGTGTGGATGTTCCACTGCCATGTGATCGATCACATGGAAACCGGGCTCATGGCAGCAATAGAGGTTTCTTGA
- the tadA gene encoding tRNA adenosine(34) deaminase TadA: MRQPQIIDRSRDQDFMREALALAAQGALLGEVPVGAVLVQDGQIIGRGYNCPISGSDPSAHAEMVAIRDAARAVSNYRLPGSTLYVTLEPCSMCAGLIVHSRVARVVYGALEPKAGIVQSQGQFFTQGFLNHRVLFEGGVLGEECGTMLSEFFRMRRAASKA, encoded by the coding sequence ATGCGTCAGCCGCAAATCATCGATCGCAGTCGCGATCAGGACTTCATGCGCGAAGCGCTGGCACTGGCCGCACAGGGCGCGCTACTGGGCGAAGTGCCGGTGGGCGCTGTGCTGGTGCAGGATGGCCAGATCATCGGGCGCGGTTACAACTGCCCGATCAGTGGCAGCGATCCCAGTGCCCATGCCGAAATGGTCGCCATTCGCGATGCGGCCAGGGCGGTGAGCAACTATCGTCTGCCGGGCAGTACGCTGTACGTGACGCTGGAGCCTTGCAGCATGTGCGCGGGCCTGATCGTGCATTCTCGTGTGGCGCGCGTGGTTTACGGCGCGCTGGAGCCCAAGGCCGGGATTGTGCAGAGCCAGGGACAGTTTTTCACTCAGGGGTTTCTCAACCATCGCGTGCTGTTCGAGGGGGGAGTGCTGGGGGAGGAGTGCGGGACGATGTTGAGCGAGTTTTTCAGGATGCGTCGGGCTGCCAGCAAGGCTTGA
- a CDS encoding winged helix-turn-helix transcriptional regulator has product MLEIQPQCFSSDCPSRALFDQIADKWSMMVLAVLDEEPRRFNAIKRRLEGVTQKALTQCLRRLERNGLVSRQVISLSPVAVQYEITPLGQSLQQPFRELHKWTLLKLPEVEEARLQFDSAAGRGV; this is encoded by the coding sequence ATGCTCGAAATACAGCCACAATGTTTTTCGTCGGACTGCCCCAGCCGCGCACTCTTTGATCAGATCGCAGACAAGTGGTCCATGATGGTTCTGGCTGTTCTGGATGAAGAGCCACGCCGCTTCAATGCCATCAAACGCCGACTGGAAGGCGTGACCCAAAAGGCACTGACACAATGCCTGAGACGACTGGAACGCAATGGACTGGTTTCCCGACAGGTCATCTCGCTGTCGCCTGTGGCAGTGCAATACGAAATCACTCCGCTGGGCCAAAGCCTGCAACAGCCATTTCGTGAGCTGCACAAATGGACACTGCTGAAATTGCCAGAGGTTGAAGAGGCGAGGTTGCAGTTTGATAGTGCGGCTGGGAGGGGGGTTTAG
- a CDS encoding RNA polymerase sigma factor, whose product MSGSDLKALYLAHRAEIQEYLDRRLRCKETAADLTQDTFIRLSEQMGRTRIENFRAYLFSSARNLFIDHTRRQEHRKGEPLEQQEMISLGQRTPTLEQAAIASQQLATLNEVIQNMPEPCREVFLMVRVEGMTYAEIGERLGISPKTAYSRMVRALDLLKLGMSR is encoded by the coding sequence ATGTCCGGTTCCGATCTCAAGGCGCTCTATCTCGCCCATCGCGCAGAAATCCAGGAATACCTGGATCGTCGCTTGCGCTGCAAAGAGACCGCTGCGGACCTGACCCAAGACACCTTCATTCGCCTCTCCGAACAGATGGGCCGCACGCGCATAGAAAACTTCCGCGCCTATCTGTTCTCCAGCGCCCGCAACCTGTTCATCGATCACACCCGTCGCCAGGAACACCGCAAAGGCGAGCCGCTGGAACAGCAGGAGATGATCAGCCTGGGGCAAAGAACCCCGACGCTCGAACAGGCGGCCATTGCCAGCCAGCAACTGGCCACCTTGAACGAGGTGATCCAGAACATGCCCGAGCCTTGCCGCGAGGTGTTCCTGATGGTGCGGGTCGAAGGCATGACCTATGCCGAGATTGGCGAACGCCTCGGCATCTCCCCGAAGACAGCCTACAGCCGCATGGTCAGGGCTCTGGATTTATTGAAGCTCGGCATGTCCCGGTGA
- a CDS encoding FecR family protein, translated as MNPEPPIHNSPAHQDDDISHQASAWFALVQGGSPTEAEREELARWIAADPRHAQAYAELESLWDASAFLLQPARPAARPQLSRRRFVGLGIAASAVAVTAGATSFWLKGSGSPFADVRTAVGERRKVSLPDGSTVDLAGNTALNLDFSATRRSVTLLQGEAFFNVVPAAAGEFRVSTEEGMVIANDSEFCLTCDQTTARVAVSRKTVRVVTTTQQTDLEEGLSLRFSANQTGAIQHAELEQILAWRNGRLAFFDTPLLTVVDELQRWREGKIFIMDKQLAARRVSLILNLDRPEQMLDVLSKALSVRTARYTDLVTLIYPA; from the coding sequence ATGAATCCCGAACCGCCCATCCACAACTCGCCTGCACATCAGGATGATGACATCAGTCATCAGGCCAGCGCCTGGTTTGCCTTGGTCCAGGGAGGATCGCCGACCGAGGCTGAGCGCGAGGAACTGGCCAGGTGGATCGCGGCTGACCCTCGGCATGCACAGGCCTATGCCGAACTGGAAAGTCTGTGGGACGCCTCGGCATTCCTGCTGCAACCTGCGCGCCCCGCTGCTCGCCCTCAATTATCGCGGCGCCGCTTTGTCGGGCTCGGGATCGCCGCCAGCGCCGTGGCGGTCACGGCGGGCGCAACGTCTTTCTGGCTCAAGGGTTCAGGATCACCGTTTGCCGACGTGCGCACTGCCGTGGGCGAACGGCGCAAGGTGAGCCTGCCGGATGGGTCGACGGTCGACCTTGCCGGCAACACCGCCTTGAACCTGGACTTCTCCGCGACGCGACGGTCAGTGACGCTGCTTCAAGGCGAAGCGTTTTTCAACGTGGTGCCCGCCGCTGCCGGCGAGTTCCGGGTAAGTACTGAAGAAGGCATGGTGATCGCCAATGACAGCGAGTTCTGCCTGACATGCGATCAGACAACCGCACGTGTGGCTGTCAGTCGCAAGACCGTGCGGGTCGTCACTACCACTCAGCAGACGGACCTCGAAGAAGGCCTGTCCCTGCGCTTCAGCGCCAACCAGACCGGTGCCATTCAGCACGCGGAGCTGGAGCAGATTCTCGCCTGGCGCAATGGCCGCCTGGCCTTTTTCGACACGCCGCTGCTGACGGTTGTCGATGAACTGCAGCGCTGGCGAGAAGGGAAAATCTTCATCATGGACAAGCAACTCGCAGCACGGCGAGTCAGCCTGATCCTCAACCTCGACAGGCCCGAGCAGATGCTGGATGTCCTGTCCAAAGCCCTGTCCGTGCGCACGGCTCGCTATACCGATCTGGTCACGCTGATCTACCCCGCCTGA